In a single window of the Acidobacteriaceae bacterium genome:
- a CDS encoding Rne/Rng family ribonuclease has protein sequence MSKEIYISSTPHETRLAIVEKDELAEIYYERENEYTLAGSIYNGRVTRVLPGMQSAFVDIGLERDAFLYITDFMEEQGDAADFEAESSRSGRGQSRERGEGRGEGRERGEGRRRGTPQPQTTVIEEEPVTLQGEAGSADTGDQTDDGSRRWRGRRGRRRGRGGSEDRPEGSSHVEAGTETNVPEPTESREFDGRHDRRRADRDRDREILARQDSVRERFAARGHRHTVAEESVDVNASAEPFILPGESLSKYRRGEQNDQKAAESRPFATHEASSHAKPSTEFELPGSWDGGLTLPGETLSRHRGAERTEAHAAEPQEFNPSGSARGGDRRRERDARRGRSGRERDRLSPEEAVIPAVTSQHEPEPAPQPFSDDVPSFEVAETQARLELEHHVAEESVYAPETDVAPVSAETSSESVLEAVQEFHETVAEYEPGEEASASYRVTPAGQSEFRQSGTVDEAIEPVDAEGVAEPRFDETHGFAGADAHEFTNVQPTGEMISEWPLTPENASAAEAQTAAPIEHESAVQSVDLAHAEPAPASFESGSSQSFAPGEGQLEEELIDEEDGDLPEIHAAATEDYDEETLDNAADLGSMIREMSIDQHTRAELPELDDDEDFDISEEEMEEDELEADGPIAASDIDEVEEEQAAEDEEFPDTEATESAEAEGETSTEREPSRRFRRDRDRGRRGRERGGERRGGHSRNGGRAGRHSMQTTDLPAISDLLKPGQEVLIQIAKEPIAKKGARITSHIALPGRFLVFMPTVNHVGVSRKIESDSERRRLKEILLSEKGDASGGFIVRTAASGASEDELRSDLRFLLNLWADIKQRSDSSKSPALIYHDLNLVERILRDQVTDNFSAIWVDTETEYERVLRFLQRFQPSLIRRVKLYSKETPLFEQFGLQEEINKALRSKVWLKSGGSIVINQTEALVAIDINTGKYVGKTARLEDTIVKTNLDAIPEIVRQIRLRDLGGIIVIDFIDMDERKNRQKVLIALEEELKKDRAPSKVLQFNDFGLVAITRKRVKQSLERTLSTTCGICQGTGMTKSPVTVCNEIFVELRKMHRHLEKGDIMLRVNPEVVKQLKSAGGKWLQEMEEMSGKTILVKSDPSLHPEQFDIH, from the coding sequence ATGTCGAAAGAAATCTATATATCGAGCACGCCGCACGAGACGCGGCTTGCCATCGTCGAGAAAGACGAACTCGCCGAAATCTACTACGAGCGCGAGAACGAATACACCCTCGCAGGATCCATCTATAACGGCCGCGTCACCCGCGTCCTCCCAGGCATGCAATCCGCCTTCGTGGACATCGGTCTCGAGCGCGACGCCTTCCTCTACATCACCGACTTCATGGAGGAGCAGGGCGACGCCGCCGACTTCGAGGCCGAGAGTTCGCGCTCCGGCCGCGGTCAAAGCCGCGAGCGTGGCGAAGGCAGAGGCGAAGGTCGCGAGCGCGGCGAAGGCCGCCGCCGCGGAACACCGCAGCCCCAGACCACCGTCATCGAAGAAGAGCCAGTCACCCTGCAGGGCGAAGCAGGCTCGGCCGACACCGGCGACCAGACGGATGACGGCAGCCGCCGCTGGCGTGGGCGTCGCGGGCGCCGCCGCGGACGTGGCGGCAGCGAAGATCGCCCTGAAGGCAGCTCGCACGTTGAAGCCGGCACAGAGACGAACGTGCCGGAGCCGACCGAGTCGCGCGAGTTTGATGGTCGCCATGACCGTCGCCGGGCGGATCGTGATCGCGACCGAGAAATACTGGCACGCCAGGACTCCGTCCGTGAACGCTTCGCCGCACGCGGCCACCGTCATACTGTTGCTGAAGAATCCGTCGATGTGAATGCATCGGCAGAGCCCTTCATCCTCCCAGGCGAATCGCTCTCCAAGTACCGCCGCGGCGAGCAGAACGACCAGAAGGCTGCTGAATCTCGCCCGTTCGCAACGCACGAAGCCAGCAGCCATGCGAAGCCTTCCACCGAGTTTGAGCTCCCGGGCTCCTGGGATGGCGGCCTCACCCTTCCCGGCGAGACCCTTTCGCGTCATCGCGGCGCCGAACGCACGGAGGCCCACGCCGCCGAGCCCCAGGAATTCAACCCATCAGGTTCAGCGCGTGGAGGCGACCGCCGCCGTGAGCGCGATGCCCGCCGCGGCCGCTCCGGTCGTGAACGCGATCGCCTCTCTCCCGAGGAGGCGGTGATCCCCGCCGTCACCTCGCAGCATGAGCCAGAGCCTGCACCGCAGCCCTTCAGCGACGACGTTCCTTCCTTTGAAGTTGCCGAGACGCAGGCCCGCCTCGAACTCGAGCACCACGTCGCGGAAGAGAGCGTCTACGCCCCCGAGACCGACGTCGCGCCCGTAAGCGCCGAGACATCCAGCGAGTCCGTTCTCGAAGCCGTCCAGGAGTTCCACGAGACCGTCGCCGAGTACGAGCCCGGTGAAGAGGCTTCGGCATCCTATCGCGTCACTCCCGCCGGTCAGAGCGAGTTCCGCCAGAGCGGCACGGTCGACGAAGCCATCGAGCCCGTCGATGCGGAAGGTGTGGCTGAGCCCCGCTTCGACGAGACGCACGGCTTTGCCGGCGCCGACGCACACGAGTTCACCAACGTGCAGCCCACGGGAGAGATGATCTCCGAATGGCCGCTCACGCCGGAGAACGCGAGCGCCGCTGAAGCGCAAACAGCCGCTCCCATCGAGCACGAGAGTGCTGTGCAGTCGGTCGATCTGGCCCACGCCGAGCCGGCGCCCGCCAGCTTTGAGTCCGGCTCTTCACAGAGCTTTGCCCCCGGCGAAGGTCAGCTGGAGGAAGAGCTGATCGACGAAGAGGATGGTGATCTTCCCGAGATCCACGCTGCTGCGACTGAGGACTACGACGAGGAGACGCTCGACAATGCGGCCGACCTCGGCAGCATGATCCGCGAAATGTCCATCGACCAGCACACGCGAGCCGAACTTCCCGAACTCGACGACGATGAGGACTTCGACATCTCCGAGGAGGAGATGGAGGAGGACGAGCTCGAAGCCGACGGGCCCATCGCCGCCAGCGACATCGATGAGGTCGAAGAAGAGCAGGCTGCTGAAGACGAGGAGTTTCCCGACACCGAAGCCACCGAATCTGCCGAGGCCGAAGGCGAGACCTCAACCGAGCGCGAACCCAGTCGCCGTTTCCGTCGCGATCGCGATCGTGGACGCCGCGGACGTGAACGCGGCGGCGAGCGGCGCGGCGGGCACTCCCGGAACGGCGGACGCGCAGGGCGTCACTCCATGCAGACCACGGACCTGCCCGCAATCAGCGACCTGCTGAAGCCCGGCCAGGAGGTCCTGATCCAGATCGCGAAGGAGCCCATCGCCAAGAAGGGCGCGCGCATCACCTCGCACATCGCGTTGCCGGGCCGCTTCCTCGTGTTCATGCCGACCGTCAACCACGTTGGCGTCTCGCGCAAGATTGAATCCGACAGTGAGCGTCGCCGCCTCAAGGAGATTCTGCTCAGCGAAAAGGGCGACGCCTCCGGCGGATTCATCGTGCGCACAGCGGCATCGGGCGCCAGCGAAGACGAGCTCCGCAGCGACCTCCGCTTCCTGTTGAACCTCTGGGCCGACATTAAGCAGCGCTCCGATTCCTCAAAATCGCCCGCGCTCATCTACCACGATCTCAACCTGGTCGAGCGCATCCTGCGCGACCAGGTTACGGACAACTTCTCGGCGATCTGGGTCGATACCGAGACCGAGTACGAGCGCGTGCTGCGCTTCCTGCAGCGCTTCCAGCCGTCACTCATCCGCCGCGTCAAGCTCTATTCCAAGGAGACACCGCTCTTCGAACAGTTCGGCCTCCAGGAAGAGATCAACAAGGCGTTGCGCTCGAAGGTGTGGCTCAAGTCCGGTGGATCGATCGTGATCAACCAGACCGAAGCCCTGGTCGCGATCGACATCAACACCGGCAAGTACGTTGGCAAGACGGCGCGCCTCGAGGACACCATCGTCAAGACGAACCTCGATGCCATTCCGGAGATCGTTCGTCAGATTCGCCTCCGCGACCTCGGCGGCATCATCGTCATCGATTTCATCGACATGGACGAGCGCAAGAATCGCCAGAAGGTTCTCATCGCGCTTGAGGAGGAGCTCAAGAAGGACCGGGCTCCATCGAAGGTTCTTCAGTTCAATGACTTCGGCCTGGTCGCCATCACCCGGAAGAGGGTCAAGCAGTCGCTGGAGCGTACGCTCTCCACGACCTGCGGCATCTGTCAGGGCACCGGTATGACCAAGTCGCCCGTGACGGTCTGCAACGAGATCTTCGTCGAGCTCCGCAAGATGCACCGCCACCTCGAAAAGGGCGACATCATGCTGCGCGTGAACCCGGAGGTCGTCAAGCAACTCAAGTCCGCCGGCGGCAAGTGGCTACAGGAGATGGAGGAGATGAGCGGCAAGACTATCCTCGTCAAATCCGATCCCAGCCTGCATCCGGAGCAGTTCGACATCCACTAG
- the rodA gene encoding rod shape-determining protein RodA codes for MLRTRLRDFDWTLLVFVLIMCVISVIEIRSATATTKFHGFQVKQVEFIAVGLVLMFVVSVIDYHRLLDIAPWAYGISLFLLVAVLIPHIGQKVLGARRWINLGGGVHFQPSEWVKLVLILAAARFLWTRVGEEMNWVDIAKVVALIGIPMALVLKQPDLGTALTYLPVLVVGMFLGGMQWKQAAIILLGLLMLGGIAFATGKHLKPYQQKRIDAFLNPDSDPKGSGYQIRQSLIAVGSGGIWGQGSNKGSQTQGDFLPIPYTDFIFAAFCEEHGFVGAVIVLLLYFLILIRLVQNAQTAADAPGGLLVMGIFAVLLFQVAINIGMCIGLMPVTGIPLPLMSYGGSSVLFTFLALGIVMNVRMRRFVN; via the coding sequence ATGCTGCGTACCCGACTCCGCGATTTCGACTGGACCCTGCTGGTCTTCGTGCTCATCATGTGCGTGATCAGCGTCATCGAGATTCGCTCTGCCACCGCCACCACCAAGTTCCACGGCTTCCAGGTCAAGCAGGTGGAGTTCATCGCCGTCGGTCTCGTCCTGATGTTCGTCGTCTCGGTCATCGACTACCACCGCCTGCTCGACATCGCTCCCTGGGCCTACGGCATCAGTCTCTTCCTGCTCGTCGCCGTGCTCATCCCGCACATCGGCCAGAAAGTCCTCGGCGCCCGCCGCTGGATCAACCTCGGCGGCGGTGTCCACTTCCAACCCTCCGAATGGGTCAAGCTCGTGCTCATCCTCGCCGCCGCCCGCTTCCTCTGGACGCGTGTCGGCGAAGAGATGAACTGGGTCGACATCGCCAAGGTCGTCGCCCTGATCGGCATCCCCATGGCGCTCGTACTCAAACAGCCGGACCTTGGCACCGCGCTCACCTACCTTCCCGTGCTCGTAGTCGGCATGTTTCTCGGCGGCATGCAGTGGAAGCAGGCGGCCATCATCCTCCTCGGCCTGCTCATGCTCGGTGGCATCGCCTTTGCTACAGGCAAGCACCTCAAGCCCTACCAGCAAAAGCGCATCGACGCCTTCCTCAACCCCGATTCCGACCCCAAGGGCTCCGGCTACCAGATCCGGCAGTCGCTCATCGCCGTCGGTTCCGGCGGCATCTGGGGCCAGGGTTCCAATAAAGGCAGCCAGACCCAGGGCGACTTCCTCCCCATTCCCTACACCGACTTCATCTTCGCCGCCTTCTGCGAGGAGCACGGCTTCGTCGGCGCTGTCATCGTCCTCCTGCTCTACTTCCTGATATTGATACGCCTGGTTCAGAACGCCCAGACCGCCGCCGACGCGCCGGGAGGTCTGCTGGTCATGGGAATCTTCGCCGTCTTGCTCTTCCAGGTGGCTATCAATATAGGAATGTGCATCGGTCTCATGCCCGTCACCGGCATCCCCCTGCCGCTGATGAGCTACGGCGGCTCTTCCGTCCTCTTCACGTTCCTCGCGCTCGGCATCGTCATGAACGTCCGTATGCGCCGTTTCGTGAATTAG
- a CDS encoding DUF433 domain-containing protein: MDELDRITHDPAVMQGKACIRGMRVTVGMIVGLMGTGVSIEEVLDAYPYLEREDVLQALRYAALSAQSSELMPLAG, translated from the coding sequence ATGGACGAACTTGACCGGATAACCCACGACCCAGCCGTGATGCAAGGTAAAGCCTGCATTCGGGGCATGCGCGTTACGGTAGGCATGATTGTTGGCCTGATGGGTACTGGAGTAAGCATTGAAGAGGTTCTTGATGCGTATCCGTACCTCGAGCGCGAGGATGTTCTGCAGGCATTGCGGTACGCGGCACTATCGGCACAGTCCAGCGAGCTTATGCCCTTAGCCGGATGA
- a CDS encoding DUF5615 family PIN-like protein, with product MTIVVDMNLSRLWCNFLSEAGYPSIHWSSIGHAGAPDEEIMSYAQRHGHIVFTEDLDFGILLARNRLTGPSVVQLRTGANLPRQVGVRVLEALGRGRPQLEAGALLSIRPSNIRITLLPFN from the coding sequence ATGACGATCGTCGTTGACATGAACCTGAGCCGGCTGTGGTGCAACTTCCTGTCGGAAGCCGGATACCCTTCGATCCACTGGTCTTCTATCGGACATGCAGGGGCGCCCGACGAGGAGATCATGTCCTATGCCCAGCGGCACGGGCACATTGTTTTCACCGAGGACTTGGATTTCGGAATTCTCCTTGCGCGCAACCGGCTGACCGGTCCGAGCGTGGTCCAGTTGCGCACAGGCGCGAACCTGCCGCGCCAAGTTGGTGTGCGAGTGCTGGAAGCCCTCGGACGAGGACGACCTCAACTCGAGGCCGGGGCCCTTCTGAGCATCAGACCCAGCAACATTCGAATTACGCTCCTGCCGTTCAACTAG
- the mrdA gene encoding penicillin-binding protein 2 → MIFNDDNTDALSRREKLSAIKLSASQYVVALVLLVLGAGLWRVQVLGASNYRVLAEQNRIRKVPVLAPRGRIFDREGRIIVDNYPSVSCFLLREGQAHLDQDLPLIASGLHMTVDQIQSTIRHYQSAPKYQPIPLKQDITPDEQAFIAAHRDDLPELETLDEQRRLYPDNGFMAHVIGYVGEVSEADLNNSKYAFYSPGDVVGKSGVEEAYDEILRGTDGSRDVIVNSHGKEVGMLGQEMAKPGTDLRLTIDLDLQKAAERALEGKTGAIVAMDPHTGEILAMASRPTFDPNQFAVRLSHAYWQSIITNPDHPLMNKAIQAQLAPGSTFKVIMTLAGLQENAAQNMHVECNGGATFFGHFFACDKHHGMVDIHSALPYSCDTFYYTLANKLGIDTIAKYAESVGIGEKTGVDIPDEASGVMPSTEWKLKTQHDKWYAGETISVGIGQGAIEVTPLQLARALSGIASGGVLRRPHLVFPNELTPEQLTAIQNNYPGSGNKTIPLTPENWEIITDDMANVTQSPIGTAAEARLDGVDFAGKTGTAQVVGHDTKLAHGHNTIPNAWFVGIAPRRNPDIVVAVLWEHGNWGNNSAKLAAQVINAYITKQRTRAGNLMKLAETPAAKPDGLGGAAPAANTTAGVSGSAPGGQ, encoded by the coding sequence TTGATCTTCAACGACGACAATACGGATGCCCTTAGCCGGCGCGAAAAGCTTTCTGCAATAAAGCTCTCCGCCTCGCAGTACGTCGTCGCGCTCGTGCTGCTCGTCCTCGGCGCCGGCCTTTGGCGTGTGCAGGTACTCGGCGCCTCCAACTACCGCGTCCTCGCTGAGCAGAACCGCATCCGCAAAGTCCCCGTCCTCGCCCCGCGCGGCCGCATCTTCGACCGCGAAGGCCGCATCATCGTCGACAACTATCCGTCTGTGAGCTGCTTCCTTCTCCGCGAAGGCCAGGCCCATCTCGATCAGGATCTCCCGCTCATCGCCAGCGGCCTGCACATGACCGTCGATCAGATTCAGTCGACGATCCGCCACTACCAGTCCGCGCCCAAGTATCAGCCCATCCCGCTCAAGCAGGACATCACGCCCGACGAGCAGGCCTTCATCGCCGCCCACCGCGACGATCTCCCCGAACTTGAAACTCTCGACGAGCAGCGCCGCCTCTACCCTGACAACGGCTTCATGGCCCACGTCATCGGCTACGTCGGCGAGGTCTCCGAGGCCGACCTCAACAACTCCAAGTACGCCTTCTACTCGCCCGGCGACGTCGTCGGTAAGTCCGGCGTCGAGGAAGCCTACGACGAAATCCTTCGCGGCACCGACGGCTCCCGCGACGTCATCGTCAACTCGCACGGTAAAGAAGTTGGCATGTTAGGCCAGGAGATGGCCAAGCCCGGCACGGACCTCCGCCTCACCATCGACCTCGACCTCCAGAAAGCCGCCGAGCGCGCGCTCGAAGGCAAGACCGGCGCCATTGTCGCCATGGACCCGCACACCGGCGAGATTCTCGCCATGGCCTCGCGCCCCACCTTCGATCCCAACCAGTTCGCCGTGCGCCTTAGCCATGCCTACTGGCAGTCCATCATCACCAACCCCGACCATCCGCTGATGAACAAGGCCATCCAGGCACAACTGGCCCCCGGCTCGACCTTCAAGGTCATCATGACGCTCGCCGGGCTGCAGGAGAACGCCGCGCAGAACATGCACGTGGAATGCAACGGAGGCGCAACGTTCTTCGGCCACTTCTTCGCCTGCGACAAGCACCACGGCATGGTCGACATCCACAGCGCGCTGCCATACTCCTGCGACACCTTCTACTACACGCTCGCCAACAAGCTCGGCATCGACACCATCGCGAAATACGCCGAGAGCGTCGGCATCGGCGAGAAGACCGGCGTCGACATCCCCGACGAGGCCTCCGGCGTCATGCCCTCCACCGAGTGGAAGCTCAAGACCCAGCACGACAAGTGGTACGCCGGCGAGACCATCTCCGTCGGCATCGGCCAGGGCGCCATCGAGGTCACGCCCCTGCAGCTTGCGCGCGCTCTCAGCGGCATCGCCTCGGGTGGTGTTCTCCGCCGGCCGCATCTTGTCTTCCCCAACGAGCTCACACCGGAACAGCTCACCGCGATTCAGAACAACTATCCCGGCTCAGGCAACAAGACGATTCCCCTTACGCCCGAAAACTGGGAGATCATCACCGACGATATGGCCAACGTCACGCAGAGCCCCATCGGCACGGCGGCCGAAGCCCGGCTCGATGGTGTGGACTTCGCCGGCAAGACCGGTACCGCACAGGTCGTCGGCCACGACACCAAGCTCGCCCACGGCCACAACACCATCCCCAACGCCTGGTTCGTCGGCATCGCTCCCCGCCGCAATCCTGACATCGTTGTCGCTGTCCTTTGGGAGCACGGCAACTGGGGCAACAACTCCGCCAAGCTCGCCGCGCAGGTCATCAACGCCTACATCACCAAGCAGCGCACCCGCGCCGGCAACCTGATGAAGCTCGCCGAAACGCCCGCTGCCAAACCTGACGGCCTCGGCGGCGCCGCCCCGGCTGCGAACACCACAGCGGGTGTATCTGGTTCTGCTCCGGGTGGACAGTGA
- the mreD gene encoding rod shape-determining protein MreD: MPEHSYTSRAELDQYAFRPIVTVLAPLLCILLQAMLPKTWAKFNYVDLPLIAVIFFAVARRNPITGTITGTIIGLLQDGLTNHPFGVFGIAKGIIGYIAASIGFAVDVDNMVNRVLLNFGFSLMQSGLLYLISRRLLADPSVHLQPVHQLICAVVTAVVAIPVFLLLDRFKLRE, encoded by the coding sequence ATGCCTGAGCATAGTTACACATCTCGAGCCGAGCTTGACCAGTACGCGTTTCGACCCATCGTCACCGTGCTGGCGCCGCTGCTCTGCATCCTGCTGCAGGCGATGCTTCCCAAGACCTGGGCCAAGTTCAACTACGTCGATCTGCCGCTCATCGCCGTCATCTTCTTCGCCGTCGCCCGCCGCAATCCCATCACCGGCACCATCACCGGCACCATCATCGGCCTCTTGCAGGACGGCCTTACGAACCATCCCTTCGGCGTCTTCGGCATCGCCAAAGGCATCATCGGCTACATCGCTGCCAGCATTGGCTTCGCCGTCGACGTCGACAACATGGTCAATCGCGTTCTGCTGAACTTCGGCTTCAGCCTCATGCAAAGCGGCCTTCTCTATCTCATTTCGAGACGACTTTTGGCCGATCCAAGCGTCCATCTACAGCCGGTCCATCAGCTTATCTGCGCGGTCGTAACCGCAGTCGTCGCTATCCCGGTCTTCCTCCTGCTGGACCGCTTCAAGCTCCGCGAGTAG
- the mreC gene encoding rod shape-determining protein MreC has protein sequence MDSFFFRFRNALVLIVIVLLQVVALAVQVQRPIEGAIPGSAPDGKKVTLLRRWTVALVTPVERLTHGSSLHTRSVWDNYIDLRHTRQQNQQLKQEITQLREEEAAFAEDAAQGRRLQAVLGFQQQYISKTVAAQVIGTSGSDRSHVLYLDKGLVDGLRPNQAVITPYGVVGKLRDVFPHTSQLLLINDSSSGAGVLLASTRIRGILRGTTAGEIQINNLTPDQRIKPGEQVITSGGDQVFPRGLPVGTIVSVVPDPQHQPYTAITIKPAANLAQLEEVLVITGTSSTLPAQAQADAAQAEATAEENKRAAEVLAEKLPSIYDQPTTDSNSPNASNTTQTPAATAANGKPIDTTGQNLVGGQPGVPNSGLPRAQPPLHPDRYTPGSTPPAADLQPGAPATSTSTQAKPEAP, from the coding sequence ATGGATTCCTTCTTCTTCCGTTTCAGAAACGCGCTTGTCCTGATCGTCATCGTGCTGCTTCAGGTCGTCGCGCTCGCCGTTCAGGTGCAGCGCCCGATCGAAGGCGCGATTCCCGGAAGCGCCCCCGACGGCAAAAAAGTCACGCTCCTTCGCCGCTGGACCGTCGCCCTCGTCACCCCCGTCGAGCGCCTTACGCACGGCTCAAGCCTGCACACCCGCAGCGTCTGGGACAACTACATCGACCTCCGCCACACTCGCCAGCAGAATCAGCAGCTCAAGCAGGAGATCACCCAGCTCCGCGAAGAAGAAGCCGCCTTCGCCGAAGACGCCGCCCAGGGCCGCCGCCTCCAGGCTGTGCTCGGCTTCCAGCAGCAATATATTTCCAAGACCGTGGCCGCCCAGGTCATCGGCACCAGCGGTTCGGATCGCTCGCATGTCCTCTACCTCGACAAAGGCCTCGTCGACGGCCTGCGCCCCAATCAAGCCGTCATCACCCCCTACGGCGTCGTCGGCAAGCTGCGCGACGTCTTCCCGCACACCTCACAGCTTCTGCTCATCAACGATTCCAGCTCTGGTGCCGGCGTCCTGCTCGCCTCCACGCGCATCCGCGGCATCCTTCGCGGCACCACCGCCGGCGAAATCCAGATCAACAACCTCACCCCGGACCAGCGCATCAAGCCCGGCGAGCAGGTCATCACCTCCGGCGGCGACCAGGTCTTTCCGCGCGGCCTTCCCGTCGGCACCATCGTCTCCGTTGTCCCGGACCCGCAGCACCAGCCCTATACGGCCATCACCATCAAGCCGGCCGCCAACCTCGCCCAGCTTGAAGAGGTCCTCGTAATCACCGGCACCTCGTCCACGCTGCCCGCACAGGCCCAGGCCGACGCCGCCCAGGCTGAAGCGACTGCCGAGGAAAACAAGCGCGCTGCCGAGGTCCTCGCCGAGAAGCTGCCCAGCATCTACGACCAGCCGACCACTGACAGCAACTCACCCAACGCGTCAAACACCACGCAAACCCCTGCCGCGACCGCCGCCAACGGCAAGCCCATCGACACCACCGGACAGAACCTCGTCGGCGGCCAGCCCGGAGTGCCCAACTCAGGACTTCCCAGAGCTCAGCCGCCGCTTCATCCTGATCGCTACACACCCGGATCCACACCGCCCGCCGCCGACCTGCAACCCGGCGCGCCCGCCACTTCTACCTCTACGCAAGCAAAGCCCGAAGCCCCCTAA